Proteins found in one Trichoplusia ni isolate ovarian cell line Hi5 chromosome 14, tn1, whole genome shotgun sequence genomic segment:
- the LOC113500866 gene encoding 2-oxoisovalerate dehydrogenase subunit beta, mitochondrial: MASLVTKNGGLFARLIKNVNDSGKRLSSHFTYFPDDGKPVEGETTKMNMMQAINNAMDLTLKTDPTAVLFGEDVAFGGVFRCALGLQEKYGKERVFNTPLCEQGIAGFGIGLATAGATAIAEIQFADYIFPAFDQIVNEAAKARYRSGAQFSCGALTLRAPCSAVGHGALYHSQSPEAFFAHVPGLRVVVPRGPIAAKGLLLSCIREKDPCVFLEPKILYRSASEEVPVGDYTLPLGKAQVLREGDAATLVGWGTQVHVLLEVAELARDQLGVQCDVIDLQSILPWDEETVCNSVKKTGRCIIAHEAPLTSGFGAEIAATIQEQCFLHLEAPVSRVCGWDSPFPHVFEPLYLPGVTRCYDALKETLKY, translated from the exons ATGGCTAGTTTAGTTACGAAAAACGGCGGGTTGTTTGCAAGACTGATTAAAAATGTGAATGACTCCGGTAAAAGGTTGTCTTCGCACTTTACATATTTCCCAGACGATGGGAAACCAGTGGAAg gaGAAACAACCAAAATGAACATGATGCAAGCCATTAACAATGCAATGGATCTGACACTCAAGACTGACCCCACGGCGGTGCTGTTCGGGGAGGATGTGGCCTTTGGTGGTGTGTTCCGGTGTGCACTTGGGTTACAG gAGAAGTACGGCAAAGAACGGGTATTCAACACGCCGCTCTGCGAGCAAGGCATCGCGGGCTTCGGGATAGGCCTGGCCACCGCCGGCGCCACCGCCATCGCCGAGATACAGTTCGCTGATTACATATTTCCAGCCTTCGATCAG ATAGTGAACGAGGCGGCGAAGGCCCGCTACCGCTCGGGCGCGCAGTTCTCGTGCGGCGCGCTGACGCTGCGCGCGCCCTGCAGCGCGGTGGGCCACGGCGCGCTCTACCACTCGCAGAGCCCCGAGGCCTTCTTCGCGCACGTGCCCGGCCTCAGG gtGGTAGTCCCCCGCGGGCCAATCGCAGCCAAAGGACTTCTACTGTCCTGCATAAGGGAGAAGGACCCGTGCGTCTTCTTAGAGCCCAAAATCCTGTACCGCTCCGCCAGTGAAGAGGTCCCCGTCGGCGACTACACGCTGCCGCTGGGGAAGGCGCAGGTCCTAAGAGAAG GCGACGCCGCCACACTGGTGGGCTGGGGCACGCAGGTGCACGTCCTGCTGGAGGTGGCGGAACTGGCGCGGGACCAGCTCGGGGTACAGTGTGACGTCATCGACCTGCAGTCCATACTGCCCTGGGACGAGGAGACTGTCTGCAAT tcTGTGAAGAAAACTGGTCGTTGTATTATTGCTCATGAAGCTCCCCTCACATCAGGATTTGGTGCTGAAATTGCCGCGACTATACAG GAGCAGTGTTTCCTGCACCTGGAGGCCCCGGTGTCGCGCGTGTGCGGCTGGGACTCCCCCTTCCCGCACGTGTTCGAGCCGCTCTACCTGCCGGGGGTCACGCGC